In Lotus japonicus ecotype B-129 chromosome 5, LjGifu_v1.2, one genomic interval encodes:
- the LOC130721255 gene encoding serine/threonine protein phosphatase 2A 57 kDa regulatory subunit B' beta isoform-like, whose protein sequence is MFHKIIKRAHKKSWKSPFPEIPTNGHQFYEVVVKHASRASATGNTEPENHPPPPQAASEPPSIIEPLPPLRETPATQRPALLLRKIQLCRSICDFSHALKSLAEKEIKRQTLNELIDTLQSDSAAASFAESQEDLISMVSVNIFRCLPPSARGSSDTADPEDEGDTYLDPSWPHLQLVYEILYRYVVSPEFDIRTAKRYVDHVFVLKLLDLFDSEDQREREYLKSILHRIYGKFMVHRPFIRKAINDIFYRFIFETQRHNGISELLEILASIINGFALPMKEEHKLFLIRTLVPLHKPKCISSYHQNLSYCIVQFVEKDGRLADPVIKGLLKYWPVTNCQKEVLFLGELEEVLEATQPPEFVKCMVSLFRQIGRCLNSPHFQVAERALYLWNNEHIISLVAQNRNIILPIIFEALEKNLKSHWNRAVYGLTNNVRKMFQEMDPELFEECESKYLEKESSARELEEKRELTWKKLEEVAAQAMRDGVVLVN, encoded by the exons ATGTTCCACAAGATCATAAAGCGCGCGCACAAGAAATCATGGAAATCACCATTCCCTGAAATCCCCACCAACGGCCACCAATTCTACGAAGTCGTTGTCAAGCACGCTTCACGCGCCTCCGCCACCGGCAACACCGAGCCGGAAAACCATCCTCCGCCGCCGCAGGCGGCCTCCGAGCCTCCATCCATCATCGAACCTCTCCCGCCGCTGCGAGAAACCCCCGCCACCCAACGCCCCGCCCTCCTCCTCCGCAAAATCCAGCTCTGCCGCTCCATCTGCGACTTCTCACACGCCCTCAAATCCCTCGCCGAGAAGGAAATCAAACGCCAAACACTCAACGAGCTCATCGACACGCTCCAATCTGACTCCGCCGCCGCATCGTTCGCCGAATCGCAAGAAGATCTTATCTCCATGGTCTCCGTCAACATCTTCCGCTGCCTTCCTCCGTCGGCGCGCGGCAGCTCCGACACCGCAGATCCCGAAGACGAAGGCGATACCTATCTAGATCCATCATGGCCACACCTGCAGCTTGTCTACGAGATCCTCTACCGCTACGTTGTTTCACCGGAATTCGATATCAGAACCGCGAAACGCTACGTCGATCATGTGTTTGTTCTGAAACTGCTTGATCTGTTCGATTCGGAGGATCAGCGTGAGCGTGAGTATTTGAAGAGCATTCTCCATCGTATCTATGGAAAATTCATGGTGCATAGGCCATTCATAAGGAAAGCCATCAATGACATATTCTACAGGTTCATATTTGAGACGCAGAGGCATAATGGGATCAGCGAGTTGCTGGAGATTCTGGCGAGTATCATCAATGGTTTTGCTCTGCCTATGAAGGAGGAGCACAAGTTGTTCTTGATTAGGACCCTTGTGCCGCTGCATAAGCCGAAGTGCATTTCGTCTTACCATCAGAATTTGTCTTATTGCATTGTGCAGTTTGTTGAGAAGGATGGGAGGTTGGCTGATCCTGTGATCAAGGGGCTGTTGAAGTATTGGCCCGTCACGAATTGCCAGAAGGAGGTGCTTTTTCTTGGGGAGTTGGAAGAGGTTCTGGAGGCAACTCAGCCTCCTGAGTTTGTGAAGTGCATGGTCTCTCTTTTCCGGCAGATTGGTCGGTGCCTTAATAGCCCTCACTTTCAG GTTGCTGAACGAGCACTTTACTTGTGGAACAATGAACACATTATAAGTTTAGTAGCTCAAAATCGAAATATTATATTGCCAATAATATTTGAAGCTTTGGAGAAGAACTTGAAAAGTCATTGGAACCGAGCAGTGTATGGTCTAACAAACAATGTGAGGAAGATGTTTCAGGAGATGGATCCTGAACTATTTGAAGAGTGTGAAAGTAAGTACTTGGAGAAGGAATCCAGTGCTAGAGAACTGGAAGAGAAGAGGGAGTTAACATGGAAGAAATTGGAAGAGGTGGCTGCACAAGCCATGAGGGATGGTGTAGTTTTGGTTAACTAA
- the LOC130721254 gene encoding probable pectate lyase 18 — MLPITCILLMFLLSSSFSPPIIAKTFSNLTLPHQHPYPEAVVHQVQREINVSLTRRQMLSKDQSAAPSCLTGNPVDDCWRCDTNWAANRQKLAECGIGFGRAAMGGKNGQIYVVTDSSDRDPANPVPGTLRHAVIQDEPLWIVFAADMTINLRHELIFNSYKTVDGRGANVQITGHGCITLQYISNVIIHNIHVHHCKPSGNTNIRASPTHVGWRGVSDGDGISIFGARNIWIDHCSLSYCADGLIDAIMGSTAITISNNHFAHHDEVMLLGHNDKYTPDRGMQVTIAFNHFGAGLVQRMPRCRLGYIHVVNNDFTQWEMYAIGGSANPTINSQGNRYTAPADNNAKEVTKRVDTNEGQWSDWNWKTEGDIMVNGAFFVPSGAGASAQYAEATSLQAKSAVAIDQLTMYSGVFGDPRDNGDLFPGFNGGGTVTGASSRGSSGGSSSSDDGDFFGMIFRGSTSSQAPPSSPSSTIIIVSTFLSLLIIFILDSTTNHAIILLSLL; from the exons ATGCTTCCCATAACCTGCATTCTTTTAATGTTCCTTCTCAGTTCATCTTTCTCTCCCCCAATCATAGCCAAAACTTTCTCCAATCTCACTTTGCCCCACCAACACCCTTACCCTGAAGCTGTTGTTCACCAAGTTCAGAG GGAAATCAATGTCTCACTCACAAGAAGGCAAATGCTCTCAAAGGACCAATCTGCTGCTCCTTCCTGTTTGACAGGAAACCCAGTTGACGATTGCTGGCGGTGCGACACAAACTGGGCAGCAAACCGCCAGAAGCTAGCGGAATGCGGCATAGGATTCGGCCGCGCCGCCATGGGAGGCAAAAACGGCCAGATCTATGTTGTTACAGACTCCTCCGACCGTGACCCGGCGAACCCAGTTCCAGGCACACTCCGCCACGCCGTCATCCAAGACGAGCCACTCTGGATCGTGTTCGCCGCCGACATGACAATCAACCTCCGTCACGAGCTAATCTTCAACAGCTACAAAACCGTCGACGGGCGCGGCGCGAATGTCCAAATCACCGGCCACGGCTGCATCACACTCCAATACATCTCCAACGTGATCATCCACAACATCCATGTCCACCACTGCAAACCCTCCGGGAACACGAACATACGCGCGAGTCCCACACACGTTGGGTGGAGAGGCGTATCGGACGGCGACGGGATCTCCATCTTCGGCGCTCGGAACATCTGGATCGACCATTGCTCGTTGTCGTACTGCGCCGATGGGTTGATTGATGCGATAATGGGATCGACGGCGATAACGATTTCGAACAACCATTTTGCTCACCATGATGAGGTGATGCTGCTTGGGCACAATGATAAGTATACGCCGGATAGGGGAATGCAGGTGACGATTGCGTTCAACCATTTTGGTGCTGGTTTGGTGCAGCGAATGCCAAGGTGTAGGCTCGGTTATATTCATGTGGTGAACAATGATTTCACGCAGTGGGAGATGTATGCCATCGGCGGCAGCGCTAACCCCACCATCAACAGCCAGGGTAACCGTTATACTGCTCCGGCGGATAATAATGCCAAAGAG GTGACAAAGCGCGTGGACACGAATGAAGGCCAGTGGAGTGATTGGAATTGGAAGACGGAGGGGGATATAATGGTAAATGGAGCATTCTTTGTGCCTTCAGGTGCGGGGGCCAGTGCTCAGTATGCAGAAGCCACCAGCTTGCAAGCTAAATCCGCCGTGGCAATCGACCAGCTCACCATGTACTCAGGAGTCTTCGGCGACCCCAG GGATAATGGGGATCTATTCCCCGGTTTCAACGGCGGTGGGACCGTGACCGGAGCCTCTAGCAGAGGCAGCAGTGGTGGGTCCTCCAGCAGTGACGATGGAGACTTCTTTGGGATGATATTCAGAGGCAGCACCAGCAGCCAAGCACCGCCCTCTTCACCCTCGTCAACCATTATAATTGTTTCAACCTTTTTGtctcttttaattattttcattttggaTTCTACCACCAACCATGCTATTATTCTATTATCATTACTATGA